A window of Panicum virgatum strain AP13 chromosome 8K, P.virgatum_v5, whole genome shotgun sequence contains these coding sequences:
- the LOC120645564 gene encoding F-box protein SKIP16-like, which translates to MPSPAKRRPTLRHAHATPSALENLPPVALATVIARAGPRGAASLACASKTLHAAASSEKRWRRFCTDDIGIDAPVDPEGRVLPSFKIITICHKMLLLWLEEHLRKLQSGLVKVQISNFRRDARHISLYPETPPTCSTAVTHGIKVRASAVFVPEDSSVHGDPCKYVYYYFIRVSLPDACIVDGKCYSSSQFQSCSLIIRTGNDVFHDDTEYSGLLVKDAPDEFKYGNYILVSKLPATMEGSLIFIPLRHHQPDDNQFSVKIAPFPLQLPEYVF; encoded by the exons ATGCCGTCGCCAGCGAAACGGCGGCCAACGCTGCGCCACGCCCACGCGACGCCGTCGGCGCTGGAGAACCTGCCGCCGGTCGCCTTGGCGACAGTCATTGCGAGGGCCGGTCCTCGCGGCGCCGCTTCGCTAGCCTGCGCCAGCAAGACTCTCCACGCTGCCGCATCCTCCGAGAAGCGGTGGCGACGGTTCTGTACTGACGACATTGGCATCGATGCTCCAGTGGACCCTGAAGGCCGCGTGCTCCCCTCCTTCAAG ATAATAACGATATGCCACAAGATGCTCCTTTTGTGGCTGGAGGAGCACCTTAGGAAACTACAGAGTGGCCTGGTCAAGGTGCAGATTTCTAACTTCAGAAGGGACGCAAGACACATCAGTTTGTATCCAGAAACACCACCTACCTGTTCAACCGCAGTTACACATGGTATAAAG GTCCGTGCATCTGCTGTTTTTGTTCCAGAAGATTCTTCTGTCCACGGTGATCCATGCAAATATGTTTACTATTACTTTATTCGCGTATCACTTCCTGATGCATGCATTGTCGATGGCAAGTGCTACTCTTCCTCCCAGTTTCAATCATGTAGCCTAATTATTCGTACAGGAAATGATGTCTTTCATGATGATACAGAG TACAGTGGTCTATTGGTAAAGGATGCTCCAGATGAGTTTAAGTATGGGAATTACATATTAGTGTCAAAGTTACCGGCGACCATGGAGGGATCTCTCATATTCATTCCACTGAG GCACCACCAACCTGATGATAATCAATTTTCTGTCAAGATTGCTCCATTCCCTCTGCAGCTGCCAGAGTACGTCTTCTGA
- the LOC120644213 gene encoding uncharacterized protein LOC120644213 produces the protein MALCSAAISHVAVGERASNDTSPWLGSTLEKGNTIVAADIAPQHWETRLSAAEGGEAAAGIVVQVGKEARRRGDNRGRRGAGREGGAAEGRRPWATWGLAAGWGGGAAEGRRPRRRGAGPGGRRARLSACAAVAASGRRRVWTPMG, from the exons ATGGCACTTTGTTCGGCCGCAATCAGTCACGTTGCCGTTGGGGAGAGAGCATCGAATGACACCTCCCCTTGGCTTGGCTCCACGCTGGAAAAAGGCAATACG ATCGTGGCCGCGGACATCGCGCCTCAACATTGGGAGACGAGGCTGAGCGCGGcagagggaggggaggcggccgCGGGCATCGTGGTGCAGGTCGGGaaggaggcgcggcggaggggAGACAACCGTGGGCGTCGTGGTGCAGGTCGGGaaggaggcgcggcggaggggAGACGGCCGTGGGCGACGTGGGGCTTGGCGGCCGGGTGGGGAGGAGGTGCGGCGGAGGGGAGGCGACCGCGGCGCCGCGGGGCTGGGCCGGGCGGGCGACGGGCGCGCCTGTCCGCTTGCGCAGCAGTGGCCGCGTCTGGCCGTCGGCGGGTGTGGACGCCGATG GGCTGA
- the LOC120644212 gene encoding F-box protein SKIP16-like isoform X1 — protein MASQSPPEAAPPASAGLESMEGLVLDTIISKAGARPAAALACASTRFRAAVADESLWRRFCAEDLGLDAPVDPDGQQLPSFQVAYKVWLESFGMYPLPLVKRVKEFWSSMKIWLSENFPDAAKTLCKGVTEAQLKSAEDDLGFKLPMPTKLLYRFCNAQLPFSENHEVNKRIATHGIIGGYAFYDHWVNVHLSPLEQIVEETTEFYREFPDVFSGRKLIIVATSWFNPKTFLLNCSNGELYVGTNNLPLGEMLPCVPKALIKLTDNDLPQDGLLLWLEEHLRRLQNGMIKTRMLMKSRYISLYPEAPPSCTSAVTNGVKVRGSAVFVPEHPGDPQRSCMYTYSIRLSVPEACMLGGVYYSSCQLNSRHWTIRSRDRVVSDVRGEGVIGQYPVLSPGQDEFVYESCTPLAKGPGSVEGSFSFVPGKLSRPEGKPFEVMVAPFPLEVPEYIF, from the exons ATGGCGTCCCAGTCGCCGCCGGAGGCAGCGCCGCCTGCCTCGGCGGGGTTGGAAAGCATGGAGGGGCTCGTCCTCGACACGATCATTTCCAAGGCCGGggcgcgccccgccgcggcgctcgCCTGCGCCAGCACCCgcttccgcgccgccgtcgccgacgaaTCCCTCTGGCGCCGCTTCTGCGCAGAGGACCTGGGGCTCGACGCGCCCGTGGACCCCGACGGCCAGCAGCTCCCGTCGTTCCAG GTTGCGTATAAAGTGTGGTTGGAGTCTTTTGGCATGTACCCTTTACCTCTGGTAAAGAGAGTGAAAGAATTCTGGAGTTCAATGAAAATATGGTTGTCTGAAAACTTCCCTGACGCAGCCAAAACATTGTGCAAAGGTGTTACCGAAGCTCAACTAAAATCAGCAGAGGATGACCTTGGTTTCAAGCTTCCTATGCCCACAAAGCTGTTGTATCGCTTTTGCAATGCTCAGCTGCCTTTTAGTGAAAACCATGAAGTAAATAAACGCATTGCCACTCATGGAATAATTGGGGGCTATGCGTTTTATGATCATTGGGTAAATGTGCATTTATCACCACTTGAGCAAATAGTTGAAGAGACAACAGAGTTTTATCGTGAGTTCCCGGATGTCTTCAGTGGGCGCAAGCTCATTATAGTGGCGACTTCATGGTTTAATCCAAAAACATTTCTCCTGAATTGCTCAAATGGTGAACTTTATGTTGGCACAAACAACTTACCATTAGGAGAAATGCTGCCTTGTGTGCCTAAAGCATTGATAAAGCTAACTGATAATGATCTGCCCCAAGATGGATTACTTCTGTGGTTAGAAGAGCATCTCAGACGTTTACAGAATGGCATGATCAAAACCCGTATGCTGATGAAGTCAAGGTATATCAGCTTATATCCAGAAGCACCTCCATCATGCACTTCAGCTGTGACAAATGGTGTTAAG GTACGCGGATCTGCTGTCTTTGTACCAGAACATCCTGGGGACCCTCAGCGAAGTTGTATGTACACTTACTCAATTCGCCTGTCAGTTCCAGAGGCTTGCATGCTAGGTGGCGTGTACTATTCTTCATGCCAGCTTAATTCACGCCACTGGACCATTCGATCAAGGGACAGGGTTGTTTCTGATGTGAGGGGAGAAGGTGTTATTGGACAG TATCCTGTGCTGTCACCAGGTCAGGATGAGTTTGTCTACGAGAGCTGCACGCCACTGGCCAAAGGGCCTGGATCTGTGGAGGGCTCTTTTTCGTTTGTGCCCGGCAA GTTGAGCCGGCCTGAAGGGAAGCCGTTTGAGGTCATGGTGGCTCCGTTCCCTCTGGAGGTGCCTGAGTACATCTTCTAA
- the LOC120644212 gene encoding F-box protein SKIP16-like isoform X2, producing the protein MASQSPPEAAPPASAGLESMEGLVLDTIISKAGARPAAALACASTRFRAAVADESLWRRFCAEDLGLDAPVDPDGQQLPSFQVAYKVWLESFGMYPLPLVKRVKEFWSSMKIWLSENFPDAAKTLCKGVTEAQLKSAEDDLGFKLPMPTKLLYRFCNAQLPFSENHEVNKRIATHGIIGGYAFYDHWVNVHLSPLEQIVEETTEFYREFPDVFSGRKLIIVATSWFNPKTFLLNCSNGELYVGTNNLPLGEMLPCVPKALIKLTDNDLPQDGLLLWLEEHLRRLQNGMIKTRMLMKSRYISLYPEAPPSCTSAVTNGVKVRGSAVFVPEHPGDPQRSCMYTYSIRLSVPEACMLGGVYYSSCQLNSRHWTIRSRDRVVSDVRGEGVIGQYPVLSPGQDEFVYESCTPLAKGPGSVEGSFSFVPGKYVMILQ; encoded by the exons ATGGCGTCCCAGTCGCCGCCGGAGGCAGCGCCGCCTGCCTCGGCGGGGTTGGAAAGCATGGAGGGGCTCGTCCTCGACACGATCATTTCCAAGGCCGGggcgcgccccgccgcggcgctcgCCTGCGCCAGCACCCgcttccgcgccgccgtcgccgacgaaTCCCTCTGGCGCCGCTTCTGCGCAGAGGACCTGGGGCTCGACGCGCCCGTGGACCCCGACGGCCAGCAGCTCCCGTCGTTCCAG GTTGCGTATAAAGTGTGGTTGGAGTCTTTTGGCATGTACCCTTTACCTCTGGTAAAGAGAGTGAAAGAATTCTGGAGTTCAATGAAAATATGGTTGTCTGAAAACTTCCCTGACGCAGCCAAAACATTGTGCAAAGGTGTTACCGAAGCTCAACTAAAATCAGCAGAGGATGACCTTGGTTTCAAGCTTCCTATGCCCACAAAGCTGTTGTATCGCTTTTGCAATGCTCAGCTGCCTTTTAGTGAAAACCATGAAGTAAATAAACGCATTGCCACTCATGGAATAATTGGGGGCTATGCGTTTTATGATCATTGGGTAAATGTGCATTTATCACCACTTGAGCAAATAGTTGAAGAGACAACAGAGTTTTATCGTGAGTTCCCGGATGTCTTCAGTGGGCGCAAGCTCATTATAGTGGCGACTTCATGGTTTAATCCAAAAACATTTCTCCTGAATTGCTCAAATGGTGAACTTTATGTTGGCACAAACAACTTACCATTAGGAGAAATGCTGCCTTGTGTGCCTAAAGCATTGATAAAGCTAACTGATAATGATCTGCCCCAAGATGGATTACTTCTGTGGTTAGAAGAGCATCTCAGACGTTTACAGAATGGCATGATCAAAACCCGTATGCTGATGAAGTCAAGGTATATCAGCTTATATCCAGAAGCACCTCCATCATGCACTTCAGCTGTGACAAATGGTGTTAAG GTACGCGGATCTGCTGTCTTTGTACCAGAACATCCTGGGGACCCTCAGCGAAGTTGTATGTACACTTACTCAATTCGCCTGTCAGTTCCAGAGGCTTGCATGCTAGGTGGCGTGTACTATTCTTCATGCCAGCTTAATTCACGCCACTGGACCATTCGATCAAGGGACAGGGTTGTTTCTGATGTGAGGGGAGAAGGTGTTATTGGACAG TATCCTGTGCTGTCACCAGGTCAGGATGAGTTTGTCTACGAGAGCTGCACGCCACTGGCCAAAGGGCCTGGATCTGTGGAGGGCTCTTTTTCGTTTGTGCCCGGCAAGTATGTTATGATTCTGCAGTAA